In Microbacterium laevaniformans, a single window of DNA contains:
- a CDS encoding sugar ABC transporter permease: MTTAETLPVTGTAATPPSPTVAHETRRRFGRWFRETGWRHLVGLAMLVFSAFPLVYVLSASLNPGGTLLTANSLFATVDIGSYIALFQDPLRPYGNWFVNSVFIGLTTSFFTVVLCALAAYAFSRMRFTGRRFGLLTLLLVQMFPQLLAVVAIFLLMSAIGDIFPALGLNSQIGLIMVYLGGALGVNTFLMYGFFNTVPASIDEAAKIDGAGHARIFFTIILRLVAPVLAVIGLLSFIGTMNDFLIASVVLVDPDKQTLAVGLYQFVSQETARNWSVFAAGAVLAAILPMALFLGLQRFIVGGLTAGSVK; encoded by the coding sequence ATGACCACTGCTGAGACCCTCCCCGTCACCGGCACGGCAGCGACCCCGCCGAGCCCAACCGTCGCCCACGAGACGCGTCGCCGGTTCGGCCGGTGGTTCCGCGAGACCGGCTGGCGCCACCTCGTCGGCCTCGCGATGCTCGTCTTCTCGGCGTTCCCGCTCGTCTACGTGCTCTCGGCCTCGCTCAACCCGGGCGGGACGCTGCTGACGGCCAACAGCCTGTTCGCCACGGTCGACATCGGTAGTTACATCGCCCTGTTCCAAGACCCGCTGCGCCCGTACGGCAACTGGTTCGTCAATTCGGTGTTCATCGGGCTGACGACGTCGTTCTTCACCGTCGTGCTCTGCGCGCTCGCCGCCTACGCCTTCTCGCGCATGCGCTTCACCGGCCGCCGTTTCGGACTGCTGACGCTGCTGCTCGTGCAGATGTTCCCTCAGCTGCTCGCCGTGGTGGCCATCTTCCTGCTGATGTCGGCGATCGGCGACATCTTCCCGGCACTGGGTCTGAACTCCCAGATCGGGTTGATCATGGTCTATCTCGGCGGCGCGCTGGGCGTGAACACGTTCCTCATGTACGGCTTCTTCAACACCGTGCCGGCCTCGATCGACGAGGCGGCGAAGATCGACGGCGCCGGGCACGCTCGCATCTTCTTCACCATCATCCTGCGCCTGGTCGCCCCCGTGCTGGCTGTGATCGGCCTGTTGTCGTTCATCGGCACCATGAACGACTTCCTCATCGCGTCCGTCGTCCTCGTCGATCCCGACAAGCAGACGCTGGCGGTGGGGCTGTACCAGTTCGTCTCGCAGGAGACGGCGCGCAACTGGAGCGTGTTCGCTGCCGGCGCCGTGCTCGCGGCGATCCTGCCGATGGCACTGTTCCTGGGCCTCCAGCGCTTCATCGTCGGCGGCCTCACGGCCGGCTCGGTCAAGTAG
- a CDS encoding glycoside hydrolase family 13 protein, with protein MIDPTCPHHDGSPLYVSHPDPALGDEVTVRLRVPRAYGGVDRVVVRSNPDHEPAWVEAECDGERDGWQWWSARIVVANPRHGYRFHLVRSDATVQILNQGGLSDVDVLDAQDFALVAGNPPPPWMADTVLYQIFPDRFARSDAAADRPLPQWAIPAAWDDPLDPSHPGRSRQLYGGDLDGVVDRLDHLVDLGVNALYHTPIFPAESNHRYDAASFDHVDELLGGDDAYRRLIEAAHARGIRVIGDLTTNHSGVAHEWFRNAYGRPDAAEADFYYFHDAAHTTYETWLDAATLPKFDWNSAELRRRFIEGPDSVVARWLAQPYGIDGWRIDVANMTGRLGAEDLNAVVRQTVRRTMIEVSPDTLLLAESTNDAASDLQGDAWHGGMTYPAFTRGVWSWLAEARRIPHRGFDGRVSDEMWFFGLPTGMPRYTAQQFVRQLRLFTSQIPWRVQRGTMSALDTHDTARFATYAAAEMIPLAVGLSMTLPGIPVVYAGDEFGLEAVDGEMSRTPLPWERIGEPEIAARIGLYRELIGLRRAHAALSTGGLRWLHADDDALVFIRENADEAVLVLAARTDVEIRLDMALVGAATARAARYAAGTVELVADDGAVRLHGRGASFAVWTLPGVTAPPARAERSVATPEAFAQLGGPAV; from the coding sequence ATGATCGATCCCACCTGCCCGCACCACGACGGCTCGCCGTTGTACGTCTCGCACCCCGATCCGGCTCTCGGCGACGAGGTGACCGTCCGCCTCCGCGTGCCCCGCGCCTACGGCGGAGTCGACCGGGTCGTGGTGCGCAGCAACCCCGACCACGAGCCGGCGTGGGTGGAGGCCGAGTGCGACGGCGAACGGGACGGGTGGCAATGGTGGTCGGCGCGGATCGTCGTCGCCAACCCGCGCCACGGCTACCGCTTCCATCTCGTCCGCAGCGACGCAACGGTACAGATCCTCAACCAGGGCGGGCTCAGCGACGTCGACGTCCTCGACGCGCAGGATTTCGCCCTCGTCGCCGGCAACCCGCCGCCGCCGTGGATGGCCGACACCGTGCTGTACCAGATCTTCCCCGATCGTTTCGCGCGATCGGATGCCGCAGCCGACCGCCCGCTTCCGCAGTGGGCGATCCCCGCAGCCTGGGATGACCCGCTGGATCCCTCCCACCCGGGTCGCAGCCGGCAGCTCTACGGCGGAGACCTCGACGGCGTCGTGGACCGGCTGGACCACCTCGTCGATCTGGGTGTGAACGCGCTGTACCACACGCCGATCTTCCCCGCGGAGTCGAATCACCGATACGACGCCGCCAGCTTCGATCACGTCGACGAACTCCTCGGCGGCGACGACGCCTACCGACGTCTCATCGAGGCAGCGCACGCGCGCGGCATCCGCGTGATCGGCGATCTCACCACCAACCATTCCGGCGTCGCCCATGAGTGGTTCCGCAACGCGTACGGTCGGCCCGACGCGGCGGAAGCCGACTTCTACTACTTCCACGATGCGGCCCACACCACCTACGAGACGTGGCTGGATGCGGCGACGCTGCCGAAGTTCGACTGGAACAGCGCCGAACTGCGGCGCCGGTTCATCGAGGGACCCGACTCCGTCGTCGCCCGCTGGCTCGCGCAGCCGTACGGGATCGACGGGTGGCGCATCGACGTCGCCAACATGACCGGTCGACTCGGCGCCGAAGACCTCAACGCCGTCGTGCGCCAAACGGTGCGCCGGACGATGATCGAGGTCTCGCCCGACACGCTCCTGCTCGCCGAGTCGACGAACGATGCCGCCAGCGACCTGCAGGGAGATGCCTGGCACGGCGGCATGACCTACCCGGCGTTCACGCGCGGCGTGTGGTCGTGGCTCGCGGAGGCCCGACGCATCCCTCACCGCGGCTTCGACGGCCGCGTCAGCGATGAGATGTGGTTCTTCGGATTGCCCACCGGGATGCCGCGGTACACCGCGCAGCAGTTCGTGCGCCAGCTCCGGCTCTTCACCAGCCAGATTCCGTGGCGTGTGCAGCGCGGGACGATGTCGGCCCTCGACACCCACGACACCGCCCGGTTCGCCACCTACGCCGCGGCGGAGATGATCCCGCTCGCCGTCGGTCTGTCGATGACGCTGCCCGGCATCCCCGTCGTCTACGCCGGCGACGAGTTCGGACTCGAGGCCGTGGACGGTGAGATGAGCCGCACCCCACTCCCCTGGGAGCGCATCGGCGAACCCGAGATCGCCGCCCGCATCGGCCTCTACCGTGAGCTCATCGGCCTTCGTCGCGCGCACGCGGCGCTCTCGACGGGCGGCCTGCGCTGGTTGCACGCGGACGACGATGCGCTCGTGTTCATCCGCGAGAACGCGGACGAGGCGGTGCTGGTCCTCGCCGCTCGTACCGACGTCGAGATCCGTCTCGACATGGCCCTGGTCGGCGCGGCGACGGCCAGGGCCGCGCGCTATGCGGCAGGGACGGTCGAACTCGTCGCGGATGACGGCGCGGTGCGCCTGCACGGCAGAGGAGCGAGCTTCGCCGTCTGGACGCTGCCGGGCGTCACCGCTCCGCCCGCGCGTGCGGAGCGGTCCGTCGCAACGCCGGAGGCCTTCGCGCAGTTGGGCGGTCCCGCCGTCTGA
- the rsmI gene encoding 16S rRNA (cytidine(1402)-2'-O)-methyltransferase translates to MIILGATPIGNLGDASARLVAALEQASVIAAEDTRTTQRLLQGLGIANRPRLVALHDHNEKQRAAELVARAREEDLLVLSDAGMPTVSDPGYGLVAEAVAQGVAVTALPGPSAVVTALAVAGLPTDRFTFEGFLPRKAGERARALALLSSEPRTMVFFEAPSRLAETLHAMAAAFGADRPAAVCRELTKLHEEVVRDGLAALADWAREGVRGEIVVVVGGAPARDVSAEDAVSQVQALVADGVRLKDAAAEVAAATGLSSRDLYQAVLASR, encoded by the coding sequence GTGATCATCCTCGGTGCGACTCCCATCGGCAATCTGGGCGACGCGTCGGCGCGGCTCGTCGCCGCGCTCGAGCAGGCGAGCGTCATCGCCGCCGAGGACACCCGCACGACGCAACGGCTGCTGCAGGGGTTGGGCATCGCCAATCGTCCGCGGCTGGTCGCCCTTCACGACCACAACGAGAAGCAGCGTGCGGCCGAGCTCGTCGCCCGTGCGCGTGAGGAGGACCTGCTCGTTCTGAGCGATGCGGGGATGCCGACCGTGAGCGATCCGGGGTACGGCCTCGTCGCCGAGGCCGTCGCACAGGGCGTCGCGGTCACGGCACTGCCGGGACCGAGCGCCGTGGTCACGGCGCTCGCCGTGGCCGGGTTGCCCACCGATCGCTTCACCTTCGAGGGATTCCTGCCACGCAAAGCCGGAGAGCGTGCACGCGCTCTCGCTCTGCTGTCGAGCGAGCCGCGCACGATGGTCTTCTTCGAGGCGCCGTCGCGTCTGGCCGAGACGCTGCACGCCATGGCCGCCGCCTTCGGTGCCGATCGGCCCGCCGCCGTCTGCCGGGAACTCACCAAGCTGCACGAGGAGGTCGTCCGCGACGGTCTGGCAGCCCTCGCCGACTGGGCCCGCGAGGGGGTCCGCGGCGAGATCGTCGTCGTCGTCGGCGGAGCGCCGGCTCGCGACGTGTCGGCCGAGGACGCTGTCTCGCAGGTGCAGGCCCTCGTGGCCGACGGCGTCCGTTTGAAGGACGCCGCTGCCGAGGTCGCGGCAGCGACCGGCTTGTCCAGCCGCGACCTCTACCAGGCGGTGCTCGCCTCGCGGTGA
- a CDS encoding dolichyl-phosphate-mannose--protein mannosyltransferase — protein sequence MSTTAEPIPPLLPPVRRSAYDRWRERVADDPRLQRLYGWLAPLAVTLLAGILRFWNLGHPHVLVFDETYYVKDAWSQWNLGYAATWPDGADARFAAGETNIFTSDPSFVVHPPLGKYLIGFGMWLFGPDSSFGWRAMTALFGTALVLLLFLVAKTLTNSTVFATVASFLLAIDGLGIVMSRVALLDVFLAFFIVLAFWFALLDRRRHLDRLAAAIVARGVDDGPPAWGAVLWNRPWIIAAGAAAGAATAVKWSGVWVLAAIGLYLVVTDALERRRLGVTFWPMDAVRQGLASFVLLVPVAFVVYLGSWSGWLFSDGGYDRKVAEISPATGFFSWVPLPLQSLWKYHETIYASMAGMTSPHSYSSAAWAWPFLWRPTSMYAFSSLDGKNGCSDDNGCLQVLYSMPNPLLWYGSVIAALYLVYRFAVARDWRYAVVLVGIAATWLPWLMYPERTVFQFYTIVIWPFLLLALTFALREVAGAAHAPHERRTAGQRVVIVFLVAAVVLSAFWCPLWSATQVPYDFYRLHNWMQGWV from the coding sequence GTGTCGACCACCGCCGAGCCGATCCCACCGCTGCTGCCACCCGTGCGCCGGTCTGCGTACGACCGTTGGCGCGAGCGCGTCGCGGACGATCCACGACTCCAGCGGTTGTACGGATGGCTCGCTCCGCTGGCGGTGACGCTGCTCGCCGGCATCCTTCGCTTCTGGAACCTCGGGCATCCGCACGTGCTGGTCTTCGACGAGACCTACTACGTGAAGGACGCGTGGAGCCAGTGGAATCTCGGCTATGCGGCGACCTGGCCCGACGGCGCCGATGCACGATTCGCGGCGGGCGAGACGAACATCTTCACGAGCGATCCGAGTTTCGTCGTCCATCCCCCGCTCGGCAAGTATCTCATCGGCTTCGGCATGTGGCTGTTCGGACCCGACAGCTCCTTCGGCTGGCGAGCCATGACCGCACTGTTCGGCACAGCCCTCGTGCTGCTGCTCTTCCTCGTCGCGAAGACGCTGACGAACTCGACGGTGTTCGCGACCGTCGCCTCCTTCCTCCTCGCGATCGACGGCCTCGGCATCGTCATGAGCCGGGTCGCGCTGCTCGACGTGTTCCTGGCGTTCTTCATCGTGCTGGCGTTCTGGTTCGCCCTTCTCGATCGTCGACGCCACCTCGACCGCCTCGCCGCCGCGATCGTCGCACGCGGGGTGGATGACGGGCCTCCCGCATGGGGCGCCGTGCTCTGGAACCGTCCGTGGATCATCGCCGCAGGGGCCGCCGCCGGCGCGGCGACAGCGGTGAAGTGGTCGGGGGTCTGGGTCCTCGCGGCCATCGGGCTCTACCTCGTCGTCACCGATGCACTCGAACGTCGACGACTCGGCGTCACCTTCTGGCCGATGGATGCCGTGCGGCAGGGGCTCGCCTCGTTCGTGCTGCTGGTGCCGGTCGCCTTCGTCGTGTACCTCGGCTCCTGGAGTGGATGGCTCTTCAGTGACGGCGGCTACGACCGCAAGGTCGCCGAGATCAGCCCCGCCACGGGGTTCTTCTCCTGGGTGCCGCTTCCCCTGCAGAGTCTGTGGAAGTACCACGAGACCATCTACGCCTCGATGGCGGGCATGACCTCCCCGCACAGCTACTCCAGCGCGGCGTGGGCGTGGCCGTTCCTCTGGCGTCCGACGTCGATGTACGCGTTCTCCAGCCTCGACGGCAAGAACGGCTGCAGCGACGACAACGGCTGCCTGCAGGTGCTGTACAGCATGCCGAATCCGCTGCTGTGGTACGGCTCGGTCATCGCCGCGCTGTACCTCGTGTACCGCTTCGCCGTCGCTCGCGACTGGCGCTACGCCGTGGTGCTGGTCGGCATCGCGGCCACGTGGCTTCCCTGGTTGATGTATCCCGAGCGCACGGTGTTCCAGTTCTACACGATCGTGATCTGGCCGTTCCTGCTGCTGGCGCTCACCTTCGCGCTGCGGGAGGTCGCTGGCGCGGCCCACGCCCCGCACGAGCGCCGCACGGCCGGACAGCGGGTCGTGATCGTGTTCCTCGTCGCGGCGGTGGTCTTGTCGGCTTTCTGGTGTCCGCTGTGGTCGGCGACGCAGGTCCCCTACGACTTCTACCGTCTGCACAACTGGATGCAGGGCTGGGTCTGA
- a CDS encoding aldo/keto reductase, whose protein sequence is MSIPLLTLNDGHTIPQLGFGVFKVDPAQTERIVSDALGAGYRHIDTAAIYGNEDGVGRAIAASGIARDELFITTKLWNDRQAGDEPFAAIDESLQKLGLDAVDLYLVHWPAPANGNYVNAWEKMVQIREAGKARSIGVSNHLPSHLSEIIAATGVTPAVDQIELHPAYQQPDVASFAKEHGILIEAWGPLGQGKYPLFDEAPVAAAAAAHGKTPAQVVLRWHIQQGHIIFPKSNNPERIRENLDLFDFELSDDEQSAITALERGGRVSAHPDEVN, encoded by the coding sequence ATGAGCATTCCCCTCCTCACCCTCAACGACGGACACACCATCCCGCAGCTCGGCTTCGGCGTCTTCAAAGTCGATCCCGCGCAGACCGAGCGCATCGTCAGCGACGCCCTCGGGGCCGGTTACCGGCACATCGACACCGCCGCGATCTACGGCAACGAGGACGGCGTCGGACGTGCGATCGCCGCCAGCGGCATCGCCCGCGACGAGCTCTTCATCACCACGAAGCTCTGGAACGATCGTCAGGCTGGCGATGAGCCGTTCGCCGCCATCGACGAGAGCCTGCAGAAGCTGGGCCTGGACGCCGTCGACCTGTACCTCGTGCACTGGCCCGCGCCGGCCAACGGCAACTACGTGAACGCGTGGGAGAAGATGGTGCAGATCCGCGAGGCCGGTAAGGCCCGCAGCATCGGCGTCTCCAACCACCTGCCGTCGCACCTGTCCGAGATCATCGCGGCCACGGGTGTCACGCCCGCGGTCGACCAGATCGAACTGCACCCGGCCTACCAGCAGCCGGACGTCGCCTCGTTCGCGAAGGAGCACGGCATCCTGATCGAGGCGTGGGGGCCGCTCGGACAGGGCAAGTACCCGCTCTTCGACGAGGCGCCCGTAGCCGCCGCGGCGGCGGCCCACGGCAAGACGCCCGCGCAGGTGGTGCTCCGCTGGCACATCCAGCAGGGCCACATCATCTTCCCGAAGTCGAACAACCCCGAGCGCATCCGCGAGAACCTCGACCTGTTCGACTTCGAGCTGAGCGACGACGAGCAGTCGGCGATCACCGCGCTCGAGCGCGGGGGTCGTGTCTCCGCGCACCCCGACGAGGTCAACTGA